The Chanodichthys erythropterus isolate Z2021 chromosome 12, ASM2448905v1, whole genome shotgun sequence genome contains a region encoding:
- the pdcd4a gene encoding programmed cell death protein 4a isoform X2, translated as MKDFKGTVYTTSYLILLDLSDKRAFSLRLRRTVNKRIMATEIEAWTTAPQNDGVFSLEKEQDDLDGSYGSEDLNELEVNGNWTPQEKALHEARLKAKAKRRLRKSSSRDSTRESLSESVSGELSTDPHSPKGKNAVNDRKSRTGKGRGLPKKGGAGGKGVWGAAGMVYEVEEPDVKDPNYDESAQMLLKELNLGHNRYEFSSLAVSLSLEGKASHRELTSRLLSDLSGKLLSERDMSRAFDKILKELPDLILDTPEAPQMLGQFIARAIADHALPMSFLDCYKGKVDCDHARAALDRAAVLLSMKREIMRLDNVWGVGGGQRPVKHLIKEMNLLLKEYLVSGELTEAEHCLRDLEVPHFHHELVYEAVVMVLESTGDTAIQMMVKLLKAFWQTGLITLDQMNRGFQRVYDELPEINLDVPHAHSIMETFVDLCYQESVITKQLRDFCPTRGRKRFVSEGDGGIVKS; from the exons atgaaggatttcaaaGG GACTGTTTACACTACCAGCTACCTTATACTGCTAGATTTAAGTGACAAGCGAGCCTTCAGTTTAAG GCTTAGGAGGACGGTAAACAAGCGTATAATGGCGACTGAGATTGAAGCATGGACCACTGCTCCCCAAAACGATG GTGTGTTCTCGCTTGAGAAAGAACAGGATGACTTGGATGGGTCTTATGGCAGTGAGGATCTGAATGAGTTGGAGGTGAATGGGAACTGGACCCCTCAGGAAAAGGCCCTGCATGAGGCCAGACTTAAAGCTAAGGCTAAGCGGCGCCTGCGTAAATCATCTTCCCGGGATTCTACTCGGGAATCGCTTTCTGAATCAGTTTCAGGAGAGCTTTCTACCGATCCACACAGCCCCAAgggtaaaaatgctgtaaatgacCGAAAGTCACGGACCGGAAAAGGTCGAGGACTGCCCAAAAAAG GTGGAGCTGGTGGTAAAGGTGTGTGGGGAGCAGCCGGTATGGTATATGAGGTGGAGGAACCTGACGTTAAGGACCCCAACTATGATGAATCTGCACAG ATGCTTCTCAAAGAGCTGAACTTGGGCCATAACAGATATGAGTTCTCCTCTTTGGCCGTGTCTCTTTCTCTGGAAGGCAAGGCCAGCCACAGGGAGCTCACATCACGTCTTCTCTCAGACTTGTCTGGAAAGTTGCTCTCTGAGAGGGACATGTCACGTGCATTTGACAAAATTCTTAAAGAACTGCCAGACCTCATCCTGGATACACCAGAGGCCCCACAG ATGCTTGGTCAATTTATTGCACGAGCCATTGCTGACCACGCTTTACCCATGAGTTTCCTTGACTGTTACAAAGGCAAGGTGGATTGTGACCATGCCAG AGCTGCACTAGACAGAGCAGCAGTTCTGCTCTCCATGAAGAGGGAAATCATGCGGCTTGATAATGTGTGGGGAGTTGGTGGCGGCCAGAGGCCTGTCAAACATCTCATCAAAGAG ATGAACCTGTTGCTAAAGGAGTACCTGGTGTCAGGTGAGCTCACTGAAGCTGAGCACTGTCTGCGAGATCTAGAAGTTCCACACTTCCATCATGAACTAGTCTATGAG GCTGTGGTTATGGTACTAGAGTCTACAGGTGACACAGCCATACAGATGATGGTCAAACTCCTCAAGGCGTTCTGGCAAACTGGCTTAATCACTCTGGACCAGATGAACAGG GGCTTCCAGCGTGTATACGACGAGCTGCCAGAGATTAATCTGGATGTGCCTCATGCGCACTCCATTATGGAAACCTTTGTGGACCTTTGTTACCAGGAGTCAGTCATCACTAAGCAGCTGAGGGATTTCTGTCCAACCAG GGGGCGTAAGCGCTTTGTGAGCGAGGGTGACGGAGGGATCGTGAAAAGCTAG
- the pdcd4a gene encoding programmed cell death protein 4a isoform X1: MKDFKGTVYTTSYLILLDLSDKRAFSLRLRRTVNKRIMATEIEAWTTAPQNDGVFSLEKEQDDLDGSYGSEDLNELEVNGNWTPQEKALHEARLKAKAKRRLRKSSSRDSTRESLSESVSGELSTDPHSPKGKNAVNDRKSRTGKGRGLPKKGGAGGKGVWGAAGMVYEVEEPDVKDPNYDESAQGDTVYATVVPELDERELEKTINPIVQEYFEHGDTKEVEMLLKELNLGHNRYEFSSLAVSLSLEGKASHRELTSRLLSDLSGKLLSERDMSRAFDKILKELPDLILDTPEAPQMLGQFIARAIADHALPMSFLDCYKGKVDCDHARAALDRAAVLLSMKREIMRLDNVWGVGGGQRPVKHLIKEMNLLLKEYLVSGELTEAEHCLRDLEVPHFHHELVYEAVVMVLESTGDTAIQMMVKLLKAFWQTGLITLDQMNRGFQRVYDELPEINLDVPHAHSIMETFVDLCYQESVITKQLRDFCPTRGRKRFVSEGDGGIVKS, from the exons atgaaggatttcaaaGG GACTGTTTACACTACCAGCTACCTTATACTGCTAGATTTAAGTGACAAGCGAGCCTTCAGTTTAAG GCTTAGGAGGACGGTAAACAAGCGTATAATGGCGACTGAGATTGAAGCATGGACCACTGCTCCCCAAAACGATG GTGTGTTCTCGCTTGAGAAAGAACAGGATGACTTGGATGGGTCTTATGGCAGTGAGGATCTGAATGAGTTGGAGGTGAATGGGAACTGGACCCCTCAGGAAAAGGCCCTGCATGAGGCCAGACTTAAAGCTAAGGCTAAGCGGCGCCTGCGTAAATCATCTTCCCGGGATTCTACTCGGGAATCGCTTTCTGAATCAGTTTCAGGAGAGCTTTCTACCGATCCACACAGCCCCAAgggtaaaaatgctgtaaatgacCGAAAGTCACGGACCGGAAAAGGTCGAGGACTGCCCAAAAAAG GTGGAGCTGGTGGTAAAGGTGTGTGGGGAGCAGCCGGTATGGTATATGAGGTGGAGGAACCTGACGTTAAGGACCCCAACTATGATGAATCTGCACAG GGAGACACAGTATATGCCACAGTAGTACCGGAGCTAGACGAGAGAGAACTCGAGAAGACCATCAACCCCATTGTGCAGGAGTACTTTGAGCATGGAGACACCAAAGAGGTGGAG ATGCTTCTCAAAGAGCTGAACTTGGGCCATAACAGATATGAGTTCTCCTCTTTGGCCGTGTCTCTTTCTCTGGAAGGCAAGGCCAGCCACAGGGAGCTCACATCACGTCTTCTCTCAGACTTGTCTGGAAAGTTGCTCTCTGAGAGGGACATGTCACGTGCATTTGACAAAATTCTTAAAGAACTGCCAGACCTCATCCTGGATACACCAGAGGCCCCACAG ATGCTTGGTCAATTTATTGCACGAGCCATTGCTGACCACGCTTTACCCATGAGTTTCCTTGACTGTTACAAAGGCAAGGTGGATTGTGACCATGCCAG AGCTGCACTAGACAGAGCAGCAGTTCTGCTCTCCATGAAGAGGGAAATCATGCGGCTTGATAATGTGTGGGGAGTTGGTGGCGGCCAGAGGCCTGTCAAACATCTCATCAAAGAG ATGAACCTGTTGCTAAAGGAGTACCTGGTGTCAGGTGAGCTCACTGAAGCTGAGCACTGTCTGCGAGATCTAGAAGTTCCACACTTCCATCATGAACTAGTCTATGAG GCTGTGGTTATGGTACTAGAGTCTACAGGTGACACAGCCATACAGATGATGGTCAAACTCCTCAAGGCGTTCTGGCAAACTGGCTTAATCACTCTGGACCAGATGAACAGG GGCTTCCAGCGTGTATACGACGAGCTGCCAGAGATTAATCTGGATGTGCCTCATGCGCACTCCATTATGGAAACCTTTGTGGACCTTTGTTACCAGGAGTCAGTCATCACTAAGCAGCTGAGGGATTTCTGTCCAACCAG GGGGCGTAAGCGCTTTGTGAGCGAGGGTGACGGAGGGATCGTGAAAAGCTAG